In Halobacteriovorax sp. HLS, one DNA window encodes the following:
- a CDS encoding PilZ domain-containing protein has translation MRKKPFIFNFITLILLASIILVPVQIILQMGASEINWRILINQISLFNWIMMSAGLITAIYSYFADKRVIFSSIILFATILINNYLVYSFATNMHKSLPILSSLLSLFILFAIFKNRNFRYTVFNQEKRWWLIPKRHRKTLPIWIQIDDEKCLLARTYDVSKSGAFVSSISGIQSFIEKGIKVGSKVRVLIGDKDNIEFQCLASVIRKSKAVGDYPSGIGLHFDKVKLKERFALNKIITTPSIL, from the coding sequence GTGAGGAAGAAACCATTTATTTTTAATTTTATAACACTCATCCTTCTAGCGAGTATCATTCTGGTTCCAGTGCAGATCATATTGCAAATGGGTGCCAGTGAAATAAATTGGCGTATTTTAATTAACCAGATAAGTCTATTCAATTGGATTATGATGAGTGCTGGACTCATCACTGCGATCTATTCATACTTTGCAGATAAGAGAGTGATCTTTTCATCTATAATTCTATTTGCGACAATTTTAATAAATAATTACTTAGTATATTCTTTTGCGACTAATATGCATAAGTCTCTTCCTATTCTCTCTTCGCTTCTATCTCTATTTATACTTTTTGCTATTTTCAAAAATAGAAATTTTAGATACACCGTTTTTAACCAAGAGAAGAGATGGTGGCTTATTCCAAAGAGACATAGAAAGACTTTACCAATTTGGATACAGATTGATGATGAAAAGTGCCTATTGGCACGAACTTATGATGTATCTAAGTCTGGGGCATTTGTCTCATCAATCAGCGGTATTCAAAGTTTTATTGAAAAAGGTATAAAAGTTGGCTCTAAGGTTCGTGTTCTAATTGGAGATAAAGACAATATAGAATTTCAATGCCTTGCAAGTGTAATAAGAAAGTCAAAGGCAGTTGGTGATTACCCTAGTGGGATTGGCCTACATTTTGATAAAGTTAAACTAAAGGAGAGATTTGCCCTTAATAAAATAATTACGACTCCGAGTATTCTTTAG